From a region of the Canis lupus dingo isolate Sandy chromosome 5, ASM325472v2, whole genome shotgun sequence genome:
- the ZNF202 gene encoding zinc finger protein 202, with the protein MATALEPEDQDLWEEEGILMVKLEDDFTCRPESVLQRDDPVLETSHQNFRRFRYQEASSPREALIRLRELCHQWLRPERRTKEQILELLVLEQFLTVLPGELQSWVRGQRPESGEEAVTLVEGLQKQPRRPRRWVTVHVHGQEVLSEETIHPGADPESPCELQNPVHTLPPEASREETIQSPDLRPPEEQSLCHELEFQPLRESEVPVSQDPDLPEERNAGNPEMVALLTALSQGLVTFKDVAVCFSQDQWSDLDPAQKEFYGEYVLEEDCGIVVSLSFPIPRLDEISHVREEEPLVPDIPEPQEPQEPEILSFTYTGDRSEDEEEYLEQEDLSLEDLHRSILGDPEIHQTPDWEIVFEDDPNRLNERRFGTNISQVNSLSNLQETMPIHPLLGRHHDCPVCGKSFTCNSHLVRHLRTHTGEKPYKCMECGKSYTRSSHLARHQKVHKMSTPYKFPLNRKNLDKTSPLAQAERTPPVEKPYRCDDCGKNFRWTSDLVRHQRTHTGEKPFFCTICGKSFSQKSVLTTHQRIHLGGKPYLCGECGEDFSDHRRYLAHRKTHAAEELYLCSECGRCFNHSAAFAKHLRGHASVRPCRCNECGKSFSRRDHLVRHQRTHTGEKPFTCPTCGKSFSRGYHLIRHQRTHSEKTS; encoded by the exons ATGGCTACAGCCTTGGAACCAGAGGACCAGGATCTTTGGGAAGAAGAGGGAATTCTGATGGTGAAATTGGAAGATGATTTCACCTGTAGGCCAGAGTCTGTCTTACAGAGAGATGACCCTGTGCTTGAGACCTCACACCAGAACTTCCGGCGTTTTCGCTACCAGGAAGCATCAAGCCCCCGAGAAGCTCTCATTCGACTGCGAGAACTTTGTCATCAGTGGCTGAGGCCAGAAAGACGGACAAAGGAGCAGATCCTAGAGCTGCTTGTGCTGGAACAATTCCTTACTGTCTTGCCTGGAGAACTGCAGAGCTGGGTGCGGGGCCAACGGCCAGAGAGTGGCGAGGAGGCAGTGACGCTGGTGGAGGGTTTGCAGAAACAACCCAGGAGACCAAGGCGGTGG GTGACTGTCCATGTTCATGGCCAGGAGGTCCTGTCGGAGGAGACCATACATCCAGGAGCAGACCCCGAGTCACCTTGCGAGCTGCAGAACCCTGTGCATACCTTGCCTCCTGAGGCGTCCCGTGAGGAGACCATCCAGAGCCCAGATCTGAGGCCACCAGAAGAGCAGAGCCTATGCCATGAATTGGAGTTCCAGCCCCTGCGGGAGAGCG AGGTTCCAGTGTCCCAGGACCCAGACCTTCCTGAAGAGAGGAATGCCGGAAACCCAGAGATGGTTGCCCTTCTTACAGCTCTTTCACAG GGATTGGTAACTTTCAAGGACGTGGCTGTGTGCTTCTCCCAGGACCAGTGGAGCGATCTGGATCCAGCACAGAAAGAGTTCTATGGAGAATATGTCTTGGAAGAAGACTGTGGAATTGTGGTCTCTTTGT CATTTCCAATCCCCAGACTAGATGAGATCTCCCACGTTAGAGAGGAAGAGCCTTTGGTCCCAGATATCCCAGAGCCTCAAGAGCCTCAAGAGCCCGAAATCCTGAGTTTTACCTACACAG GAGATAGGAGTGAAGATGAAGAAGAATATCTTGAGCAGGAGGATCTAAGTTTGGAGGATCTACACAGATCAATTTTGGGAGATCCAGAAATTCACCAGACTCCAGACTGGGAAATAGTCTTTGAGGATGATCCAAATAGACTTAACGAAAGAAGATTTGGTACCAATATTTCTCAAGTTAATAGTTTATCTAATCTTCAAGAAACCATGCCTATCCACCCCCTGTTAGGGAGACACCATGACTGTCCTGTATGTGGGAAAAGTTTCACTTGTAACTCACACCTTGTTAGACACCTGAgaactcacacaggagagaaaccctataaatgtatGGAGTGTGGAAAAAGTTACACGCGGAGCTCACATCTTGCCAGGCACCAGAAGGTTCACAAAATGAGCACTCCTTATAAATTTCCCCTAAACCGGAAGAATTTGGACAAGACCTCCCCTCTGGCTCAGGCTGAGAGAACTCCACCGGTTGAGAAACCCTATAGATGTGACGATTGTGGAAAAAACTTCCGCTGGACCTCAGACCTCGTCCGGCATCAGAGGACACACACAGGAGAAAAACCCTTCTTCTGTACTATTTGTGGCAAAAGCTTCAGCCAGAAATCTGTGCTGACAACACACCAAAGAATCCACCTTGGAGGCAAACCCTACCTGTGTGGAGAGTGTGGAGAGGACTTCAGTGACCACAGGCGTTACCTGGCACACCGGAAGACACACGCGGCTGAGGAGCTATATCTCTGTAGTGAGTGCGGGCGTTGCTTCAACCACAGTGCCGCGTTTGCCAAGCACCTAAGAGGACACGCCTCAGTGAGGCCCTGCCGgtgcaatgaatgtgggaaaaGTTTCAGTCGGAGGGACCACCTTGTCAGGCATCAAAGAACCCACACTGGCGAGAAACCATTCACATGCCCTACCTGTGGAAAAAGTTTCAGCAGGGGCTATCACTTAATCAGGCATCAGAGGACCCATTCAGAAAAGACCTCCTAG